GGTGAGGGCTCGTTAAAGTAGTGCAGGTTTTGTTTTTCGTTGTCGTTGATGTCTAGGGTGTGCAAATAGGGTAGTAGCGTCATGCCTAAGCCTTCGTTAGAGAGTTTTATTAATGTTTCAATGCTGCCGCTTTCCAATTGAAATTGGTCGTCAGATTGGTCTTTAAAGGCTTTGCAAAGGTTAATTACACCATCGCGAAAGCAGTGTCCGTCTTCGAGCAATAGCATGTCGTTGATATCTAAATCGGCCACTTCAATTTTTTGGTTGGTATGTAAACGGTGCCCCTTCGGGATATAACTCACAAAAGGCTCATAATAAAGCACGCGTTCCTTTATGTTTTCTTGCTCCAGCGGGGTTGCGGCAATGGCGGCATCTAAATGTCCATCTTTAATTCGGGCGATAATTTCTTCGGTGGTAAGCTCTTCTATTTTTAATTTTACTTTAGGATGCTTTTTAATAAAGGTTTTTAAAAACATAGGTAGTAAAGTGGGCATAATTGTCGGGATAATACCTAGTTTGAACTCACCGCCAATAAAGCCTTTTTGCTGGTCTACAATATCTTGAATACGGTACGATTCGTTAACGATGTTACGGGCTTGCGTTACAATTTTTTGACCAACATCGGTCAGTTCAATGGGTTTTTTGCTTCGGTCGAAAATTTGAATGTCCAACTCGTCTTCCAGCTTTTGTATTTGCATACTTAATGTGGGTTGTGTTACAAAGCATTTTTCGGCAGCCTTGGTAAAATTCTGGTTTTCGGCAACAGCCAAAACATAGTATAATTGGGTAATGGTCATTTTTATCAATTTAGGCTATAAAAATATAAAAACTATCAATAAAATTTATTGAATCAAACGTTAATTATAAATTAAATTTGTAGTAAATAAAAATAAAAGGACAATATGATACTGAACAGCATAGGATTAGATTCCAAAAAGACCAAAAATTTAGCTTACGACTTAAATAATTTATTGGCTAATTTTCAAATATATTACCAAAACTTAAGAGGTATCCATTGGAATATTAAAGGTAAACGCTTCTTCGATTTACACGAAAAATTTGAGGAGTTGTATAATGATGCCAATGTGAAAGTTGATGAAATTGCCGAGCGTATTTTAACCTTAGGCGTAACGCCAATACATACTTTCGAGGATTATTCGGCCAAATCACAAGTGCCCGTTGGTAAAAACGTTTCGGAAGACGAAAAAGCCGTAAGGTTGATTGTAGAGTCGTTAACAGAACTCTTGAAAATTGAACGCCGTATTTTAAATGATTCTGACGAAGCCAATGACGAAGGAACCAACTCGATGATGAGCGATTTTATTACCGAACAGGAAAAAACCGTTTGGATGATGAAAGCTTGGTTGGGCGAAACCGTATAGCTAAAGAGGATTGATTAATAGCGAAAAAGCGACTGTTTTTAGTCGCTTTTTTTTATGGAATAGTTATTGTCTGATACCGTTGATGAGAATCGAGGTTTTGTTTTCTAATCATAGCCCCTTTGGTTTGTTTATAGCAACCCCCGTGCTTTAATTTCCAGATATTTGTTGATGGTATCAATGGTTAAGTGTTCTGGCGTAGTCAATATAGAATAAATACCGTGTTTTTTAAGCTCGTTTACGATTAGGCGTTTTTCAAAATCAAATTTTTCTGCAATTACTTTGTCATAAACCTGCTGTATGGTTTTGGCTTCGTTTTTAATAAGGTTATCCAATTCGGTATTAGTAAAGAAAATTACTACAATCAAATGGCTTTTTGAAATGGCCTTCAAATAAGGTAATTGACGTTCCAATCCGTTTAAAGTTTCAAAATTGGTGTACATTAGGATGAGGCTTCGCTGGTTAATGTGCCGCTTTATATTGGCATATAATCGGCTAAAATCACTTTCAAAAAAATCGGTTTTTATATTGTAAAGTGCTTCTAAAATTAGTTGCATTTGAGAGCTCCGACGTTCGGCCACCACAACATTTTCAATTTTTTTAGAAAACGATAGCATACCTGCTTTGTCGTGTTTTTTTAAAACTACATTACTGATTACCAATGCCGAATTTATAGCGTAATCTAACAGGCTTAAGCCTTCAAAAGGCATTTTCATTACACGACCTTTATCTATCACCGAATACACAGGCTGCGATTTTTCATCCTGAAACTGGTTAACCATTAACTGATTTTTCTTGGCCGTAGCTTTCCAGTTTATGGTGCGCAGATCGTCGCCCATAACATAATCCTTTATTTGCTCAAATTCCATGGAATGCCCTAAACGGCGGACTTTCTTTAATCCGAAATCCAAAGTATTTTGATTAATGTTTAGCAATTCAAACTTCTTCAACTGCTTAAAACTGGGGTAGGTGGGCACCATGGTTTTATCATCAAAAGTGTAGCGTTTGGCCACAATATTTAAAACGGAATGCGCATAAACGTTTAGGTTCCCAAAATGGTATTCACCACGTTCGGTGGGCTTTAAGCGGTACGAAATACATTTAGATTTTCGGGAAGAAATACAGTCTTTCAGTTTAAAATCGCGTACCTGAAATTGTTCGGGTATTTCATCAATAATTTCTAAATGAATGGTGAAATTGTAGTTGTTTTCAATATTAAGGGTTATTGTGTTGTTATCGCCATTAGAAAATTTATCGGGAACAATCCTTTGGGCCTCAATCTTGTTCTTTCCCAAGAAAATAGTCAACAAATCCGAAATAAAAAGCAGTATTAAAATCAATATGGAAAGTTGTGCCACATTGAATAATAACGGAATGAAATAGCTTAAAGCAAACAGCAGCACAATGCCAATTCCGGCATGAAAAAATCGGGGTTGTATGTAAAAGGACTTAAGGAATTTCAAACTTTGTTAGTTGTTAGTTGTTAGTTAAACCATAAACTACCTCGGAATCTCAACCGTTTCAATAATTTGTTCAATGATTTGCTTACTGGTAACGCCTTCCATTTCACGTTCTGGTGTAACGATAACGCGGTGGTGCAGCACAGGTATAGCTGCACGTTTAATGTCTTCGGGGGTAACAAAATCGCGTCCACCCATGGCAGCAAAGGCTTTGCTAGCTTTTAAAATAGCAATGGAAGCTCGAGGTGAAGCACCCAAATAGAGAAAGCGATTGCTTCGGGTAGCGACTATAATTTGAGCAATATATTTTAGTAAATGCTCTTCCACCAAAATCTGTGCGACTAATTGTTGGTGCTCTGAAATTTGCTGGGCGGTTAAAAATGGAGTTACTTCGTCGGTTTTGGCCTTATCTTTAAGTTGGTGTTCCCTGGAAAGAATTTCAATTTCATCGTTTAAATTCGGGTAGTCCACATCAATTTTAAATAAAAAGCGGTCCAATTGGGCTTCGGGCAAACGGTAGGTGCCTTCCTGTTCTATGGGGTTTTGGGTGGCCAATACCATGAATGGCATGTCAAGGATATATTTATTGCCGTCGATGGTAATTTGCTGTTCCTCCATCACCTCAAATAACGCAGCCTGTGTTTTAGCCGGTGCTCGGTTTATTTCATCAATTAAGATCATATTGGAGAAAATGGGACCTTTTTTAAATTCAAATTCGGAGTCTTTTAAGTTGAAAACCGATGTTCCTAAAATATCGCTGGGCATTAAATCGGGCGTAAATTGAATACGACTAAAGTCTACGCTTAACGATTTGGCCAAAAGTTTAGCGGTAATGGTTTTTGCCACACCGGGGACACCTTCGATAAGCGAGTGGCCTTTGGCTAAAAGTGAAGCGATGAGCATATCTATCATGTCTTTCTGGCCAACAATAACTTTGCCTACTTCTCGCTTAATTGCTTTAACGCTGTTCTGTAATTCCGTTAAATCCAATCGGTTTTTAAAACGTAAATCATTGGTGTCTTCCAAAGCGCTGCTATCGATGGAGTCTAGAACATTTTTTTCTAATTCGCTTGGTTCTTTTGGGTTTTCGGGTGCTTTATTTTCGTCCATAGTTATTTGTTGTAAAATGCTTCAATGTGGCGGTTTAATTGAGTTAGGTTGTCTTCAAAAAACTCGTTTTTAGTGCGTAACCAATTGATAAAATCTATAACTGTTTTTACATCAGCTTTTTTCTTGCCAGCTTTTGAAGCCAATTTTTCTATAAATTCTTCATTTAAAACCGAAGTGTCTAAATTATAATCGGTTCTAATTTTTTCTAAAAAGTACGTTATTTTTTTATGAATTAAGTTTTTGTGGTCCTGCGTTTCAAAGTATAAATTCGATACGGTTTTAACAAAACCTACTGTGGTATTGGGCAATGGTTTTATGATTTTAATAATGCGTTGACGACGTTTCGCATTAAAAATCATAAAAAGGATGCCAAAAATAATAGCGGTGTACCATGCCCACCGAAACGACAGCTGCTCCAGAAACCAACCGAGGTTCGATTCTTTTTCTACATCACCGTAATAGTTGGTTTGTATTTTGGTGTACGAATCAAAATACACATCTTTTTCTGGTAAATACGATAAAACACCTTCTGCATATTTGTATCGGTTTTCCTTTAAAATATTGTAATTGGTAAAAGCTTTAGGTTCGGTGTGTAGATAGATTTGGCCTTTTCCAAATGGAATTTGAAGAAAATTGGTGTGCCAATAATCAATTTTAGAGTGTCCTAAAACACGGTGGTTTAAGCTATCAAATGATGAAAAATAGCTGTCGCCTTCATTTCTGTCTATTTCAATATTTTCAGTGGCGGCGTATTTTAAAGATTCTATGGAAATACGGTCTTTTTCGTTTTTAATGAAATCGACCCTAATACCAAGTGTATCGTGCAGTTTTTGCGGAAAGTAATAATCTGAAATGAAGAGAGTGTTTCCGTAATCAACAAAATTCAATAATTCATCCATAGAATCCTCTTCCAAATAATCTGAATTCCCAATAATGATAAAACTGCCTTTGGCCACGTGTTCACCATAGCCACCTTCAGAATTTGCTTGTAAATAACTGGCAGGCTGATGGTAAACAGTGCGCACTTTTTGGTTTTTAAATAGTTTGGGCAATTCTTTGTAGAGCACACTAACGCCATAAGGTTTGTTGCTTTTTTCGTTAAACGATTCTTCCCAGT
This genomic stretch from Flavobacteriaceae bacterium GSB9 harbors:
- a CDS encoding MoxR family ATPase produces the protein MDENKAPENPKEPSELEKNVLDSIDSSALEDTNDLRFKNRLDLTELQNSVKAIKREVGKVIVGQKDMIDMLIASLLAKGHSLIEGVPGVAKTITAKLLAKSLSVDFSRIQFTPDLMPSDILGTSVFNLKDSEFEFKKGPIFSNMILIDEINRAPAKTQAALFEVMEEQQITIDGNKYILDMPFMVLATQNPIEQEGTYRLPEAQLDRFLFKIDVDYPNLNDEIEILSREHQLKDKAKTDEVTPFLTAQQISEHQQLVAQILVEEHLLKYIAQIIVATRSNRFLYLGASPRASIAILKASKAFAAMGGRDFVTPEDIKRAAIPVLHHRVIVTPEREMEGVTSKQIIEQIIETVEIPR
- a CDS encoding hydrogen peroxide-inducible genes activator codes for the protein MTITQLYYVLAVAENQNFTKAAEKCFVTQPTLSMQIQKLEDELDIQIFDRSKKPIELTDVGQKIVTQARNIVNESYRIQDIVDQQKGFIGGEFKLGIIPTIMPTLLPMFLKTFIKKHPKVKLKIEELTTEEIIARIKDGHLDAAIAATPLEQENIKERVLYYEPFVSYIPKGHRLHTNQKIEVADLDINDMLLLEDGHCFRDGVINLCKAFKDQSDDQFQLESGSIETLIKLSNEGLGMTLLPYLHTLDINDNEKQNLHYFNEPSPAREVSILYHKSELKMQIIEALQDVIASIIRGAIAFQDVKIISPLPK
- a CDS encoding DUF4350 domain-containing protein → MKKVWPIILVIVVLVVTAAVFIGIKRTKTVDWEESFNEKSNKPYGVSVLYKELPKLFKNQKVRTVYHQPASYLQANSEGGYGEHVAKGSFIIIGNSDYLEEDSMDELLNFVDYGNTLFISDYYFPQKLHDTLGIRVDFIKNEKDRISIESLKYAATENIEIDRNEGDSYFSSFDSLNHRVLGHSKIDYWHTNFLQIPFGKGQIYLHTEPKAFTNYNILKENRYKYAEGVLSYLPEKDVYFDSYTKIQTNYYGDVEKESNLGWFLEQLSFRWAWYTAIIFGILFMIFNAKRRQRIIKIIKPLPNTTVGFVKTVSNLYFETQDHKNLIHKKITYFLEKIRTDYNLDTSVLNEEFIEKLASKAGKKKADVKTVIDFINWLRTKNEFFEDNLTQLNRHIEAFYNK
- a CDS encoding DNA starvation/stationary phase protection protein yields the protein MILNSIGLDSKKTKNLAYDLNNLLANFQIYYQNLRGIHWNIKGKRFFDLHEKFEELYNDANVKVDEIAERILTLGVTPIHTFEDYSAKSQVPVGKNVSEDEKAVRLIVESLTELLKIERRILNDSDEANDEGTNSMMSDFITEQEKTVWMMKAWLGETV
- a CDS encoding DUF58 domain-containing protein translates to MKFLKSFYIQPRFFHAGIGIVLLFALSYFIPLLFNVAQLSILILILLFISDLLTIFLGKNKIEAQRIVPDKFSNGDNNTITLNIENNYNFTIHLEIIDEIPEQFQVRDFKLKDCISSRKSKCISYRLKPTERGEYHFGNLNVYAHSVLNIVAKRYTFDDKTMVPTYPSFKQLKKFELLNINQNTLDFGLKKVRRLGHSMEFEQIKDYVMGDDLRTINWKATAKKNQLMVNQFQDEKSQPVYSVIDKGRVMKMPFEGLSLLDYAINSALVISNVVLKKHDKAGMLSFSKKIENVVVAERRSSQMQLILEALYNIKTDFFESDFSRLYANIKRHINQRSLILMYTNFETLNGLERQLPYLKAISKSHLIVVIFFTNTELDNLIKNEAKTIQQVYDKVIAEKFDFEKRLIVNELKKHGIYSILTTPEHLTIDTINKYLEIKARGLL